From the Anguilla anguilla isolate fAngAng1 chromosome 8, fAngAng1.pri, whole genome shotgun sequence genome, one window contains:
- the rps27.1 gene encoding 40S ribosomal protein S27.1 yields the protein MPLAKDLLHPSPEEEKRSHKKKRLVQSPNSYFMDVKCPGCYKITTVFSHAQTVVLCVGCSTVLCQPTGGKARLTEGCSFRRKQH from the exons ATGCCT CTCGCAAAAGACTTGTTGCACCCGTCcccagaggaggagaagagaagccACAAGAAGAAGCGTCTCGTGCAGAGCCCGAACTCTTACTTCATGGACGTCAAGTGTCCAG gTTGCTACAAGATCACCACGGTGTTCAGCCACGCGCAGAcggtggtgctgtgtgtgggctGCTCCACCGTGCTGTGCCAGCCCACCGGGGGGAAGGCTCGCCTCACAGAGG GTTGCTCCTTCAGAAGAAAGCAGCACTAG